One window of the Magnolia sinica isolate HGM2019 chromosome 19, MsV1, whole genome shotgun sequence genome contains the following:
- the LOC131234337 gene encoding glucomannan 4-beta-mannosyltransferase 9-like gives MDRISSSTLLPETFQGTNDDVTQQIGLIWEQIKAPLIVPLLRIAVFVSLAMSVMLFIERVYMGVVIILVKLFCRKPEKRYNWEPIRDDVELGNSAYPMVLVQIPMYNEKEVYQLSIGAACGLSWPSDRIIIQVLDDSTDPTIKDLVEMECQRWASKGINIKYEIRDNRTGYKAGALKEGMKRSYVKHCDYVAIFDADFQPEPDFLWRTIPFFLHNSKIALVQARWKFVNADECLMTRMQEMSLDYHFTVEQEVGSSTYAFFGFNGTAGVWRIAALSEAGGWKDRTTVEDMDLAVRASLKGWKFVYLGHLQVKNELPSTFKAYRYQQHRWSCGPANLFRKMAMEIIRNKKVTTWKKVHVIYSFFFVRKIIAHIVTFFFYCMVIPATVLVPEVEIPKWGAVYIPSIITLLNAVGTPRSLHLLVFWILFENVMSLHRTKATIIGLLEAGRVNEWVVTEKLGDALKTKPAIKAAKKPRFKIGDRLNLLELGFGAFLFFCACYDLAFGKNHYFIYLYLQAIAFFVMGFGYVGTFVPNA, from the exons ATGGATCGGATTTCTTCCTCAACGCTACTGCCAGAAACATTCCAAGGTACAAACGACGATGTTACTCAGCAGATTGGATTGATTTGGGAGCAGATCAAAGCACCACTGATCGTGCCGCTGCTTCGGATTGCGGTATTTGTGAGTTTGGCAATGTCGGTAATGCTGTTCATCGAACGAGTCTACATGGGCGTCGTCATCATTCTCGTGAAGCTCTTCTGCCGTAAGCCCGAGAAGCGTTACAACTGGGAGCCTATACGAGACGATGTCGAGCTCGGAAACTCTGCCTATCCGATGGTTCTTGTTCAAATTCCCATGTACAACGAGAAAGAG GTGTATCAGCTCTCCATTGGAGCTGCTTGTGGGCTTTCATGGCCGTCGGATCGTATCATAATCCAAGTGCTTGATGATTCTACTGACCCAACTATCAAG GATTTGGTGGAGATGGAATGCCAGAGATGGGCGAGCAAAGGCATAAACATAAAGTATGAAATAAGGGATAACAGGACCGGGTACAAAGCGGGAGCACTGAAAGAAGGTATGAAACGCAGCTACGTGAAGCACTGCGATTACGTCGCTATCTTCGACGCGGATTtccaacccgaacccgacttcCTCTGGCGGACCATCCCTTTCTTCCTCCACAACTCTAAGATCGCTCTCGTCCAAGCCCGCTGGAAATTcg TGAATGCGGACGAGTGCCTGATGACAAGGATGCAGGAAATGTCGCTGGACTACCATTTCACGGTGGAGCAGGAAGTGGGCTCCTCCACCTACGCCTTCTTCGGCTTCAACG GGACTGCGGGCGTGTGGCGAATCGCAGCCCTTAGTGAGGCTGGAGGATGGAAGGACCGGACGACTGTTGAGGATATGGATCTGGCCGTTCGTGCCAGCCTCAAGGGCTGGAAATTCGTATACCTGGGCCACCTCCAG GTGAAAAATGAGCTTCCAAGTACTTTCAAGGCCTACCGATATCAACAGCACCGGTGGTCATGCGGACCTGCTAACCTATTCAGGAAAATGGCAATGGAGATCATAAGGAACAAG AAAGTAACTACATGGAAGAAGGTTCATGTGATATACAGCTTCTTTTTTGTACGAAAGATCATAGCCCACATTGTCACCTTCTTTTTCTATTGCATGGTAATTCCGGCGACTGTTTTGGTTCCTGAAGTCGAGATTCCTAAGTGGGGGGCGGTTTATATCCCTTCCATCATTACCCTTCTCAATGCCGTCGGAACTCCAAG GTCTCTCCATCTACTTGTTTTTTGGATCCTCTTTGAGAATGTCATGTCTCTTCATCGCACAAAAGCAACCATTATCGGTCTGTTGGAAGCAGGGAGAGTGAACGAATGGGTTGTTACTGAGAAGTTAGGAGATGCTCTCAAGACCAAGCCAGCCATCAAAGCAGCAAAGAAACCTCGATTTAAGATTGGCGACAG ACTCAATCTCCTTGAGCTCGGCTTCggggccttcctcttcttctgCGCATGCTACGACCTCGCATTTGGAAAGAACCATTACTTCATATACCTCTATCTCCAGGCCATTGCGTTCTTTGTCATGGGTTTCGGCTATGTTGGCACGTTCGTTCCCAACGCTTGA